One window of Pseudacidobacterium ailaaui genomic DNA carries:
- a CDS encoding YqjF family protein, translated as MSQLQVVPLQEFASLPLRAAQPEVKNILSQTSHRPWPLPTGSWAMTQRWNDLLFAHWPIPAMQMAHLIPPGLVLDTFDGSAWVGVVPFWMDRIRLRGMPLIPGANRFPELNLRTYVRERHSNLPGVFFFSLDAANPAAVLAARAFFKLPYYWAHMRIETKDGREFHYQSTRLLTVKDVRFRASYRSLCQPGTKGGLESFLTERYCLYTTDKQGTLYRGNIHHLPWPLEMAEAEIEINELPQVHGIQLPEVKPVLHYARELVVYVWELELLPALGKHASAAPVPVAKPL; from the coding sequence TTGTCTCAATTGCAAGTTGTGCCGCTTCAGGAGTTTGCGAGCCTTCCTTTACGCGCTGCTCAGCCTGAAGTGAAGAACATCCTTTCCCAGACAAGCCATCGCCCATGGCCGCTGCCCACCGGGAGCTGGGCCATGACGCAGCGCTGGAACGATCTCCTGTTCGCCCACTGGCCGATTCCGGCAATGCAAATGGCACATCTGATTCCTCCAGGACTTGTACTGGATACCTTCGATGGATCGGCCTGGGTGGGCGTGGTCCCCTTCTGGATGGACCGGATTCGGCTGCGGGGAATGCCTCTGATCCCTGGCGCAAACCGCTTTCCGGAACTGAATCTGCGGACGTATGTGCGCGAAAGACATTCCAACCTGCCCGGAGTCTTCTTTTTTTCCCTGGATGCGGCAAATCCAGCTGCGGTTTTGGCTGCGCGCGCCTTTTTCAAGCTGCCCTACTACTGGGCCCACATGAGAATCGAGACGAAAGATGGGCGCGAGTTTCACTACCAAAGCACGCGATTGCTGACGGTAAAAGATGTTCGGTTTCGCGCAAGTTATCGCAGTTTGTGCCAGCCAGGGACAAAGGGAGGACTTGAAAGCTTTCTCACCGAACGGTATTGCCTGTACACAACAGACAAACAGGGCACGCTCTATCGCGGAAATATTCATCATTTGCCCTGGCCCCTGGAGATGGCAGAGGCCGAAATTGAAATCAACGAGTTGCCGCAGGTGCATGGCATCCAACTGCCGGAGGTAAAGCCGGTGCTGCACTATGCACGCGAACTGGTGGTCTATGTCTGGGAGCTGGAGCTGCTGCCGGCCCTCGGGAAACATGCCTCCGCTGCACCTGTGCCCGTAGCGAAGCCCCTCTGA
- the fabG gene encoding 3-oxoacyl-[acyl-carrier-protein] reductase — MSSLQGKTALVTGASQGIGRACAIALAHAGAKIALAARNEEKLNQVAAEITANGGTAKAFVLDIANEESIKSTAKAVQDHFGTVHILVNNAGITKDTLLLRMKRSDWDDVIATNLTGTFLLTQALIGPMLKARWGRIINISSVVGETGQAGQANYAASKAGLIGFTKSLARELASRNITANAVAPGYIETAMTAVLDEKQRTAMLTQVPLGRPGTEEDVAKAVRFLASDDASYITGHVLDVNGGMYMG, encoded by the coding sequence ATGTCATCTTTACAGGGAAAAACTGCGCTTGTTACCGGAGCTTCCCAAGGAATTGGGCGCGCTTGCGCGATTGCGCTGGCCCACGCCGGAGCAAAGATTGCTCTTGCTGCCCGTAATGAGGAAAAGCTGAATCAAGTCGCTGCTGAAATCACCGCGAATGGTGGCACTGCTAAAGCGTTTGTCCTTGATATTGCAAACGAAGAATCCATCAAGTCCACGGCCAAAGCAGTTCAGGACCATTTCGGCACCGTACATATCCTGGTCAACAACGCTGGCATTACAAAAGACACATTACTGCTGCGCATGAAACGCTCAGACTGGGACGACGTCATCGCCACTAACCTCACCGGAACATTCCTTCTCACGCAGGCGCTGATTGGTCCCATGCTGAAGGCGCGCTGGGGACGCATCATCAATATCTCAAGTGTTGTAGGGGAAACTGGACAGGCAGGACAGGCAAATTACGCTGCCAGCAAGGCTGGTCTTATCGGCTTCACCAAGTCCCTCGCGCGCGAGCTGGCCTCACGTAACATTACAGCGAACGCAGTGGCCCCCGGGTACATCGAAACCGCGATGACCGCTGTGCTGGATGAAAAGCAGCGCACGGCCATGCTGACGCAGGTTCCTCTGGGACGGCCCGGGACGGAAGAGGATGTTGCCAAGGCTGTCCGTTTTCTTGCCTCCGATGATGCCTCTTACATCACGGGACATGTCCTGGATGTCAACGGCGGCATGTACATGGGTTGA
- a CDS encoding MarR family winged helix-turn-helix transcriptional regulator, which translates to MTRDISVPELAREVERKLQNIRQALRKPLEAQYARGHLTGPQMLVMEVVCKQDGISMKELASRMGLAHSTVSGIVDRLEKRGLLIRQTLESDRRVTQILPSPAVREFLQKQAPALTLHPLNEALKRASAAERKTVWEGITMLEKLLTEG; encoded by the coding sequence TTGACACGAGACATTTCCGTTCCTGAACTGGCCCGAGAGGTGGAAAGAAAGCTCCAGAATATCCGTCAGGCGCTGCGCAAACCGCTGGAAGCCCAGTATGCCCGCGGCCATCTCACCGGACCGCAGATGCTGGTCATGGAGGTCGTCTGCAAGCAGGATGGCATCAGCATGAAAGAACTGGCCAGTAGGATGGGCCTTGCTCACAGCACCGTCTCTGGCATCGTTGACCGGCTGGAGAAACGGGGACTGCTCATACGCCAGACTCTGGAAAGCGACCGCAGGGTGACCCAGATTCTTCCCTCACCAGCGGTGCGGGAATTTCTGCAAAAGCAAGCGCCAGCATTGACGCTTCACCCTCTGAACGAAGCCCTGAAAAGGGCCTCGGCAGCAGAACGCAAGACCGTATGGGAAGGCATTACCATGCTTGAAAAGCTGCTGACGGAGGGCTGA
- a CDS encoding thioredoxin domain-containing protein: MSGLNALQYAASSYLRSAMHQPVQWHEWSPEVFLLAVQQDKPILLDIGAVWCHWCHVMDRESYEDPVLAQIINEHYIAIKVDRDERPDVDSRYQAAVQAISGQGGWPLTAVLTPDGRPFFGGTYFPRDDRYGRPGFERVLRTLAEVWKSRREEAIETAQSVLAAVEHGETFSGRASNLGPELVNQLVAKTLSQWDPRYGGFGSQPKFPHPAAVDLLLDVAARGHEGAKKVAISTLKKMAAGGIYDHLAGGFHRYSVDERWVVPHFEKMLYDNAELLKNYVHAFQTFVEPQFAYITRDIMRWMDQWLTDRTRGGFYASQDADISLEDDGDYFTWTREEAAAVLNNAELAVAEIYYDIGEMGDMHHNPKKNVLHVTHSIEEVAQKLSRDVSEVERDLASAKEKLYQARLQRPTPFIDKTIYTGWNALAVSAYLEADRVLQLPVAGSFALKTLNRILLEGWDPKSGLKHVIAYAAGVASRQQITGVLDDYAFLIHACVDAWQATGLLRYFSIAVELADAMIIRFYDETGGGFFDTETQSISAPGALRARRKPLQDTPTPAGNPAAAAALLRLEALSGRPDFREKAEDTLEHFGGIVEQFGLFAGTYGLALQRLLLPPLQVVIIGEDERAKNLAAMATARYAVNKSVILLRPDQITEQNLPPVLAATLPGLPKLHSGDSFAIVCKGNTCLPPVRDAEELLQELSGA; encoded by the coding sequence ATGTCTGGACTGAACGCCCTACAATACGCAGCATCCTCATATTTGCGGTCTGCCATGCATCAACCAGTGCAATGGCATGAGTGGTCGCCAGAGGTATTTTTGCTGGCAGTGCAGCAGGACAAGCCCATTCTGCTGGACATCGGTGCGGTATGGTGCCACTGGTGCCATGTCATGGACCGTGAATCCTACGAGGACCCGGTCCTGGCACAAATCATCAATGAGCATTACATTGCCATCAAGGTCGACCGCGACGAACGGCCTGACGTGGACAGCCGTTATCAGGCCGCAGTGCAGGCCATTTCCGGACAAGGGGGATGGCCTCTGACAGCGGTCCTCACTCCGGATGGACGGCCCTTTTTCGGTGGAACCTACTTTCCGCGCGACGACCGCTATGGACGCCCTGGGTTTGAGCGCGTTCTGCGCACTCTGGCCGAGGTCTGGAAAAGCAGACGCGAGGAGGCGATCGAAACCGCGCAGAGTGTTCTTGCTGCAGTGGAACACGGCGAAACCTTTTCCGGACGGGCCTCCAACCTGGGCCCGGAACTAGTAAATCAGCTTGTTGCGAAGACGCTCAGCCAGTGGGACCCACGGTATGGAGGCTTCGGCAGCCAGCCTAAGTTTCCTCATCCTGCAGCCGTGGACCTTTTGCTTGATGTGGCGGCGCGCGGTCATGAGGGCGCAAAAAAAGTGGCAATCAGCACGCTCAAGAAGATGGCCGCAGGTGGAATCTACGATCATCTTGCAGGTGGTTTTCATCGTTATTCCGTAGATGAGCGTTGGGTTGTGCCGCACTTTGAAAAGATGCTGTATGACAATGCTGAGCTACTGAAAAACTATGTTCATGCTTTCCAGACATTTGTAGAGCCACAGTTTGCTTACATCACACGGGACATCATGCGCTGGATGGACCAATGGCTTACAGATCGCACACGCGGCGGCTTTTACGCCTCGCAGGACGCGGATATTTCACTTGAAGATGACGGCGATTATTTTACCTGGACGCGCGAAGAAGCAGCAGCTGTCCTGAACAACGCAGAACTGGCCGTGGCTGAGATTTATTACGACATTGGCGAGATGGGAGACATGCACCACAATCCTAAAAAGAATGTGCTGCATGTGACGCACTCGATTGAAGAGGTAGCGCAAAAACTCTCCAGAGACGTGTCAGAGGTGGAACGCGATCTTGCATCGGCGAAAGAGAAGTTGTATCAGGCGCGGCTTCAACGTCCGACTCCTTTTATTGACAAAACCATCTATACAGGCTGGAATGCATTGGCGGTCTCAGCCTACCTGGAAGCGGATCGAGTACTGCAGCTTCCTGTTGCAGGGAGCTTCGCCCTGAAGACCCTGAACAGAATTCTGCTTGAGGGTTGGGACCCGAAAAGCGGGCTGAAACACGTTATTGCTTATGCGGCGGGGGTGGCTTCCAGACAGCAGATTACTGGCGTGCTCGATGATTACGCTTTCCTCATCCATGCCTGCGTCGATGCATGGCAGGCCACCGGTCTTCTGCGCTATTTCAGCATTGCCGTGGAGCTGGCCGACGCGATGATCATCCGCTTTTACGATGAGACAGGCGGGGGGTTCTTTGACACGGAGACCCAAAGCATTTCCGCCCCTGGTGCTTTGCGCGCACGCCGAAAACCCTTACAGGACACCCCGACCCCGGCTGGAAATCCTGCTGCAGCTGCGGCGCTGCTTCGCCTGGAAGCACTCAGCGGGCGGCCAGATTTTCGTGAGAAGGCCGAAGACACTTTGGAGCACTTTGGCGGTATTGTCGAGCAGTTTGGTCTTTTTGCCGGGACTTATGGACTTGCTCTGCAACGGCTTCTTTTGCCTCCGCTCCAGGTGGTCATTATTGGTGAAGATGAGCGGGCAAAAAACCTGGCTGCGATGGCCACTGCGCGCTATGCCGTCAATAAGTCCGTGATTTTACTGCGGCCTGATCAGATTACAGAGCAGAATCTACCTCCGGTGCTGGCGGCGACCTTGCCTGGATTGCCTAAGCTCCATTCCGGAGACAGCTTTGCTATCGTCTGCAAAGGAAACACCTGCCTGCCTCCGGTCAGAGATGCGGAGGAGTTGTTGCAGGAACTGAGCGGGGCCTGA
- a CDS encoding glycerate kinase type-2 family protein yields the protein MTTLDDLHTAAEDIFRHALAACDIGRSFDRHLHFEGTVLVHHPSSVLKPVAIELKEYKKVFVIAFGKAALAMLDALLERLPKKIQIRGVCSAPQLPQKRNWRIRYFTGGHPLPNRDSFEAAETALKLLKRARKDTFVFFLVSGGGSAMFELPRDSRITLEDSIAFHETLVASGATITEINTVRKYFSAVKGGRLALAAPEAEKLTLLVADVPLKDLGAVASSPTLPDHSTPEECREILVRYELLEKFPPAVRAYFESLPPEVIQETHGPEAKESFQHTKFDTLLSNYDFVNAARDRAHELGFRVVIDNTCDDWDYTDAARYLLKRFHELRAEHPRLCLLSSGEVTVPLDRDPGCGGRNQQFALATALELARHEGQPMVVLSAGSDGIDGNSPAAGAIADTTTVSRARAYHFDPEENLRRFDTCPLFTALGDTVMTGPTGNNLRDLRILLAVREENPQMTL from the coding sequence ATGACCACTCTCGACGACCTCCATACCGCAGCCGAAGACATCTTCCGCCATGCTTTAGCAGCGTGCGACATCGGAAGGTCTTTTGACCGCCATCTGCACTTTGAAGGGACCGTCCTGGTCCATCATCCTTCTTCAGTCCTGAAGCCGGTTGCGATTGAATTGAAGGAGTATAAGAAGGTCTTTGTCATCGCCTTCGGCAAGGCCGCCCTTGCCATGCTGGACGCTTTGCTGGAGCGTCTCCCCAAAAAAATCCAGATACGGGGCGTCTGTTCCGCACCCCAATTGCCCCAAAAGCGAAACTGGCGCATCCGCTACTTTACTGGAGGGCATCCGCTGCCCAACAGGGATTCCTTTGAAGCTGCGGAGACCGCATTAAAACTGCTGAAACGGGCCCGCAAGGACACTTTTGTATTTTTTCTTGTCAGCGGCGGAGGCTCAGCGATGTTCGAGCTGCCACGCGACTCACGAATCACACTGGAAGACAGCATTGCCTTTCATGAGACGCTGGTCGCATCCGGCGCAACCATCACGGAAATCAATACTGTCCGCAAATACTTTTCCGCAGTAAAAGGTGGCCGCCTTGCACTCGCTGCACCCGAGGCGGAAAAGCTGACCCTTCTGGTGGCCGATGTTCCGCTCAAGGACCTTGGCGCTGTTGCGTCCTCTCCTACCCTGCCAGACCATTCCACGCCGGAGGAATGCCGCGAGATCCTTGTTCGCTATGAACTGCTCGAAAAATTTCCCCCAGCCGTGCGCGCCTATTTTGAGTCGCTGCCACCGGAGGTCATCCAGGAAACGCACGGCCCTGAGGCTAAGGAGAGTTTTCAGCACACCAAATTTGACACTTTGCTCTCCAACTATGACTTTGTAAACGCCGCACGTGACCGCGCCCACGAACTCGGGTTCCGCGTTGTGATTGATAACACTTGCGATGACTGGGACTATACGGATGCGGCCCGTTATCTACTGAAGCGCTTTCACGAGCTGCGGGCAGAGCATCCACGCCTGTGTTTGCTGTCCAGCGGAGAGGTCACCGTACCACTGGACAGAGACCCCGGATGCGGTGGACGCAACCAGCAATTTGCACTGGCCACAGCCTTGGAACTGGCCCGGCATGAAGGCCAGCCGATGGTCGTGCTCAGCGCAGGTTCTGATGGCATTGATGGCAACAGCCCCGCCGCCGGGGCCATTGCCGACACAACCACAGTCTCCCGTGCACGGGCCTACCATTTTGACCCGGAAGAGAATCTGCGCCGTTTTGATACCTGTCCTCTATTTACCGCGCTCGGCGATACCGTGATGACCGGTCCAACTGGCAATAACCTGCGCGATCTCCGTATCTTGCTCGCAGTCCGGGAAGAGAACCCTCAAATGACTCTCTAA
- a CDS encoding alpha/beta hydrolase, producing MADSGAATLRTIDDLRGPAGKLEALLNTGGPDAAMAALVCHPHPLGGGTMHNKVVYHAMKALQTLGLPVLRFNFRGTGLSDGTHDHGHGEQDDVRAAVDWLDREFGLPVLCAGFSFGAAVGLRACCGDPRVQGLVALGLPTHAEGRDYHYQFLQSCPQPKLFISGTMDQFAPRKQLEAVFDEVAPPVEVVWVEGAEHFFTGKLDEVQLAIRNWVQTYLLPTKVS from the coding sequence ATGGCCGATTCTGGCGCAGCCACGCTGCGAACGATTGATGACCTTCGCGGACCCGCGGGAAAACTTGAGGCGCTTTTGAATACAGGGGGCCCAGATGCAGCAATGGCAGCTTTGGTCTGCCATCCGCATCCGCTTGGTGGTGGCACAATGCATAACAAAGTGGTATACCACGCGATGAAAGCGCTCCAGACGCTCGGATTGCCTGTTCTGCGCTTCAATTTTCGTGGTACCGGGCTCAGCGATGGCACCCATGACCATGGACATGGCGAGCAGGACGATGTTCGTGCTGCCGTAGACTGGCTGGACCGTGAATTTGGTCTGCCGGTCCTCTGTGCGGGCTTCTCTTTTGGCGCGGCCGTCGGATTACGTGCCTGCTGTGGGGACCCTCGCGTTCAAGGCCTGGTGGCCCTGGGACTACCGACCCATGCCGAAGGACGCGACTACCATTACCAATTTCTGCAATCCTGTCCGCAGCCCAAGCTTTTTATCAGCGGAACAATGGACCAGTTCGCTCCACGCAAACAGCTTGAGGCGGTCTTTGATGAAGTTGCCCCGCCCGTCGAAGTCGTCTGGGTGGAAGGCGCCGAACATTTCTTCACGGGTAAACTGGACGAGGTGCAACTGGCCATCCGTAACTGGGTGCAAACCTATCTGCTTCCGACAAAAGTCTCATGA
- a CDS encoding methyltransferase family protein, protein MSYSVETLRHATSYLWILLCAVWLLTSLGTKRTVQRQSSMSRFWQLSILALGCFLVFFHGPTRAWLDVHLFPVTPRMAMAGFLLAAIGVGFSIWARLVLGGNWSGVATIKEGHTLVRKGPYSIVRHPIYTGLLLAILGCALQRGLLRGLLGVILVGFGFWLKVTMEEWLMVQRFGEEYIRYRQQVRALVPFLF, encoded by the coding sequence ATGTCCTACTCCGTCGAAACCCTCCGTCATGCCACCAGTTATCTGTGGATCCTCCTATGCGCGGTCTGGCTGTTGACCTCACTCGGCACCAAGCGAACGGTACAGAGACAATCCAGCATGTCCCGCTTCTGGCAGCTTTCCATTCTGGCACTGGGCTGCTTTCTTGTCTTCTTCCATGGCCCAACCAGAGCCTGGCTGGATGTTCACCTGTTTCCGGTAACTCCGCGCATGGCCATGGCTGGATTCCTCTTGGCTGCCATTGGGGTAGGGTTCAGTATCTGGGCCAGGCTGGTTCTGGGCGGCAACTGGAGTGGTGTTGCCACCATCAAGGAAGGCCATACTCTGGTGCGAAAGGGGCCTTACAGCATAGTCAGGCATCCGATCTACACGGGTCTCTTGCTGGCCATTCTGGGGTGTGCTCTGCAACGAGGGCTGCTGCGTGGCCTGCTGGGAGTGATATTGGTTGGTTTTGGGTTCTGGCTTAAAGTGACCATGGAAGAATGGTTGATGGTACAGCGCTTTGGCGAAGAATACATACGCTATCGTCAGCAGGTGCGTGCCCTGGTCCCCTTCCTCTTTTGA
- a CDS encoding M20/M25/M40 family metallo-hydrolase: MTFDPVQLTRRLIDIESITYNEGAVGEFLADFLFQRGFSVEKMPVETPDRFNVYAGVKDETPDVVFSTHMDTVPPFLPSSEDDEFIYGRGACDAKGIIAAQIAAAEQLRDAGIRAGLLFVVGEERDSAGAKVANAQPRGSRFLINGEPTDNRLAIASKGALRAAIRAKGRMAHSAYPELGESAVHKLVEALHRLLQIELPVTEDVGPSTLNVGLLEGGRAPNVIADYAEAQVLVRLVGPSAEIRRSIEEAVAGLAEVEFTLEIPFTRLHALDGFPTMAAAFTTDIPALTNWGEPLLLGPGSIHVAHTSNEKLAKRELFDAIGLYIEVARRLVSHPA; this comes from the coding sequence ATGACGTTTGATCCAGTGCAATTGACGAGAAGGCTCATTGATATTGAGTCGATTACCTACAATGAAGGTGCTGTCGGTGAATTTCTTGCCGATTTCCTTTTTCAGCGCGGTTTTTCTGTAGAAAAGATGCCGGTAGAAACACCGGATCGCTTCAATGTCTATGCTGGGGTGAAAGACGAGACACCTGACGTGGTTTTTTCCACACACATGGATACCGTCCCGCCATTTCTTCCTAGCAGCGAGGACGATGAATTTATCTATGGTCGTGGCGCCTGCGACGCCAAGGGCATTATTGCCGCGCAGATTGCTGCTGCTGAGCAGCTTCGCGATGCCGGGATTCGCGCTGGGTTGCTCTTTGTTGTAGGGGAAGAGCGTGATTCCGCAGGAGCAAAGGTTGCCAATGCGCAGCCCCGGGGCAGCCGCTTTCTGATTAACGGAGAGCCTACGGACAACCGGCTGGCCATCGCATCCAAGGGAGCCTTGCGTGCCGCCATTCGTGCAAAAGGGAGGATGGCGCACTCGGCCTATCCTGAACTGGGAGAGAGTGCCGTGCATAAGCTTGTGGAGGCGCTCCACCGCCTGTTGCAAATCGAATTGCCGGTCACAGAAGATGTTGGCCCCAGTACGCTGAATGTAGGTCTGCTGGAAGGGGGGCGTGCGCCAAACGTGATTGCAGACTATGCTGAGGCGCAAGTGCTGGTGCGTCTGGTTGGGCCCTCCGCCGAGATACGACGTTCCATCGAAGAAGCAGTTGCCGGTCTGGCAGAGGTTGAATTTACGCTGGAAATCCCGTTTACCCGCCTGCATGCTCTGGATGGATTTCCTACGATGGCCGCCGCATTTACGACAGACATTCCTGCGCTTACGAACTGGGGAGAGCCGCTCCTGCTGGGACCAGGATCCATTCATGTTGCTCATACATCGAATGAGAAACTGGCAAAACGCGAGTTGTTTGATGCCATCGGATTGTATATCGAGGTAGCCAGGCGACTGGTGTCTCATCCTGCATAA
- a CDS encoding FAD-dependent thymidylate synthase — translation MPESIAEPVAVTPAVPQNQTEVFAVHGADPEVLAYAMAKYSRSALSMKESLKEISSQRAEQFLNTFYFQYGHRSIADLAHVAFAIERLSLLAAISLVDEQRWDGQERSTRYQNFKKSGWFLPDFGQNQAEKDLYSRQIEELFAAYHAISEGMFEYLKTQVARPAEMKQESYERTLRARAFDVARYLLPLATNTSLGQIVNARTLETQISRLLSSPYAEVRQLGERLRAAAGGAAWNVHAEEMAALQCEISALDPVLGERAAKLLTREVKTTPTLVKYAAPNPYEMQTRHELAQAAQELMKGMTIASAPVVDLVEAGESLEVEIATTLLYRVSHYSYRQLRDHVADLDEAKRNEILALGVRHRGRHDELLREFAAGQALRFDVLMDIGGFRDMHRHRRCVQIIQGYTSTHGYEVPEGIAEAGLLPQYQSAIDAAFATHQQIGQSNAPEAAQSADYVLPLATRIRALFKMDFAEAVYISELRSQPQGHSSYRRVAWEMYQAIKRQYPALSEFFRTTDVNEPVDLLRR, via the coding sequence ATGCCTGAATCCATCGCTGAACCCGTTGCTGTCACGCCTGCTGTACCTCAAAACCAGACTGAAGTCTTTGCTGTGCACGGCGCCGACCCTGAGGTGCTGGCCTACGCCATGGCCAAATATTCGCGTTCGGCGCTCTCCATGAAGGAATCGTTAAAAGAAATCAGCAGCCAGCGCGCCGAACAGTTCCTGAACACATTTTATTTCCAATATGGGCACCGCTCGATTGCAGATCTAGCACATGTTGCTTTCGCCATTGAGAGGCTATCCCTGCTGGCCGCTATTTCTCTTGTGGACGAGCAGAGGTGGGATGGGCAGGAGCGCTCCACCCGCTATCAGAATTTCAAAAAAAGCGGCTGGTTTTTACCTGACTTTGGCCAGAACCAGGCGGAAAAAGATCTGTATTCACGCCAGATTGAGGAACTTTTTGCTGCCTACCATGCAATCTCCGAGGGAATGTTTGAGTACCTGAAGACGCAGGTTGCCAGGCCCGCAGAGATGAAACAGGAAAGTTACGAACGTACTTTGCGTGCTCGCGCTTTTGACGTGGCCCGCTACCTGCTTCCTTTGGCAACCAACACATCCCTGGGACAGATTGTCAATGCGCGCACCCTGGAAACGCAGATCTCGCGCCTGCTTTCCAGCCCGTATGCGGAGGTCAGGCAGTTGGGCGAACGTCTGCGCGCTGCCGCCGGTGGAGCGGCCTGGAACGTCCATGCCGAGGAGATGGCTGCCCTGCAGTGTGAGATATCGGCGCTGGACCCTGTCCTGGGCGAAAGGGCGGCAAAACTGCTCACCCGTGAGGTAAAAACCACGCCTACACTGGTGAAATATGCAGCACCCAACCCCTACGAGATGCAGACCAGGCATGAATTGGCCCAAGCGGCGCAGGAGTTGATGAAAGGCATGACGATTGCTTCTGCTCCGGTTGTAGACCTGGTCGAGGCAGGTGAATCTCTGGAAGTAGAGATCGCCACGACTCTGCTTTATCGTGTCAGCCACTATTCCTACCGTCAACTCCGAGACCATGTGGCGGACCTGGATGAAGCAAAGCGCAACGAGATCCTTGCCCTTGGTGTCCGCCATCGTGGCCGGCATGACGAGCTGCTGCGTGAGTTTGCTGCAGGGCAGGCATTGCGGTTCGATGTTCTTATGGACATCGGCGGCTTCCGAGACATGCACCGTCATCGCCGCTGCGTGCAGATCATACAAGGCTACACTTCGACGCACGGCTATGAGGTCCCCGAAGGAATTGCCGAAGCTGGCCTGCTGCCGCAGTACCAGTCAGCCATCGATGCGGCCTTTGCCACACACCAGCAAATCGGGCAGAGCAATGCTCCGGAAGCAGCACAGTCTGCCGACTATGTTCTTCCCCTGGCCACCAGGATACGCGCGCTGTTCAAGATGGATTTCGCAGAGGCCGTCTATATTTCCGAGCTGCGATCTCAGCCCCAGGGGCACTCCTCCTACCGCCGCGTGGCCTGGGAGATGTATCAGGCAATCAAGCGGCAGTACCCTGCGCTTTCAGAATTTTTCCGGACCACGGATGTGAACGAACCGGTAGATTTGCTGAGAAGGTAG